The DNA sequence aaattactttaaatacaaatataaatacaaacaaatattcaaagaaaaaaaagattactTAGCGCAAGTGCTTCTGGTTTCATTTTCAATGCTTTCCTTACTCCTCCTTCCATGAATTTAGACTCTCCAATTTCAGAATTAGAACTTCCACTAGATTGAGGAATTTTAATCAAAGATGCATCAACACCTTTTTTCTTGTAGCACAGAGTATACAATTTCATCTTTAACTTATTGACTTGTCCTGACTTGTAAGAGGATCAAGTGTTGGAGTAACAATACTCCACAAGTTTTAACTTCATTCTTGGATCAAACACGGCTCCCATAGAGAGAATGTCGCTATAATATTCTCAATATTTCTAGAACTTTGATTTCTTCAAAAGAGACATAGACCTTACCACTTCATCATCACTTCTAGAATTCATCTCCAACAATTGAGCAATATTCCATACTTCCATAATACTTCCATAAAATACAGGTTGGAAGTAGGATAGGATGAGccagaaaataaagtatggCTCCAAGAATTCACTCATCACTTTTCCTCCTTCCCGCTCTTCCTCTGTTGGGCAATGCTTATAAGCTAAATCATCGTATTCAAGCATAGAAAAAACCCGTCAACATTTAATTCCATTGGCAAGCATCAAATACGTGGAATTCTAACGTGTAGTAAATTCAGCATCAACTTTTCGTGCACATTCCTTAAACTTGATCATTTTCGCTTCTGATGCTTTTACATATTTGATATTGGCTCTAATTTTATCTAAAGCATCACTAGCTACTTTCAACCCTTCTTGTACAATAAGATTCAGGATATGTGTACAACATCTCACATGAAAATATTCTCCATTACACAATAATGAGTTTTGCAACTAAAGTCGTGTTTTCAATCATTTCAACAAGGAATTATTAGCTGAAGCATTATCCAAAGTCAAAGAAAAGACTTTCCTATTTATGTTCCAATCACCAAAATGTTAGATATCTTTTGAGCTAATTCAGCTCCAAAATGAGGAGGAGGCATTGAACAAAATGCAACTATTTTGCTattcattttacatttttcatcCACAAAATGTGCAGTCAAACAAATGTATCACGAATTAGTACAAGCAGTCCAAATACCAGAAGTCGAGCACAACATTCCAGGAGGATCATACAAATTCATCACATCCAAGGCATGCGTATTTCTCCAGATAATCCTTATAATCGGGTtcaaatacttaaaaaaaaactagcaATTCGCTACATTCAACCCACTTTAATGGAAGATTATGTGCAACTGATACTTTAATCATCAATTCTCGTCATGTTTTTAGGTCTATTACATTATCCTTAACCTTTAATTTGCCTTCATGATTAAGAAGCATAGCACCCACATCTCCAAAATTCGGTTTCTTCTTACAAACCAACATATGGCGACTAAAAGTGGAAGttctcatttttttacctTCATATTTCCATCTTTGAAGACAATGATTGCACTTGACATCTTCCCATTTTTGTCGGATTCTTCATTTGACATCTGCCGCTCGGACTCGGCAAATGAGTACAGCGGCCTATCTGGACTAATCGTCAATTCCGCGATTTCTCACCCGAGCCGCTCGACATTGGTAGAATAGGCAAGTCCTCCGCTCCGACTCTTTGGACTGGGGCACCATTCGCCGAGCTTCGACGCGGTCTACTTGGTCTCGACAGAGTGGACAAGCGGCTCGCCTATTTTCCTCCCCTATTCCAGCAGCGGCGTTACCTGGACCGGGTGAGCTTAGGTGAGGTTCACTCGCCCTCTCGGTCCGCCTGTCTCCCTCTCCCAAGCCTTGTCCTCGCCTCTTCTTCGTGTCATAGCTCCCGGATTAGCACGGATAGATTCTCAAGCTTCTTCTTGGACATGGATCGTGTTGTTGGCCTCTCAAGCATCTTCAAAGGATTCGGCTTCCCTTGTTCCTCAAACCCGGCCTCCATGATAGTATCATCTCCCgttcttggaaaggatttaCTCTCAAATCCAACTCGTCTCCTAAAAATTCAAAGGGACTCAAATCAACAACATTAAAAGTACAACTAACGTTTTACTTACCTTGTAAGTCAGTTGCATAGGCTTTGTCATTCACGTGCTCTAGCACAAGGAAGGGACCATCCTCTCGTAGGGAAAGTTTCGACTTGGTCTTGTAGAGGAAGTAGATGAAGTGCACTCAAACCCAATCTTCAAGGCTAAAGACCATCTTCTTGCATCCTTTGTTCACCATTTAGGCCACTTGCTCGCCCTCTTTCGAATCCTCTTTACACTTGGACGTGCAAGTCTTGCACATACTTAATTTTCTCCTCCCCACCTACACCTACATCAAGCATGAAAAGCAATGGCAAGTCTACTGTTCGGGGCGcgtctcttctctctctttaaacactacaaaaaaaatgtcagttTATCGACGAAATTAGTGAGGAAATCCGTCGGTAAactgacatttttttgtagtgaaagCTGTATGTATGTGTCGTCGCGAGCTGCTCAAGTTGGGCAATCGACCTGATCAGGCCAGCCTATTTCTGCCTGTTTACCTGCAAAATGCGGGTTAGTGGATCCGGTAAAAGCTCAGGCTGATCAAGCTGAGTGGCTCCAACTCGAATGAGGAGAAGGGAAGAGCTAACAGGAGGTCGATCGAACAAAAACCTTAACCAACTAATACTAACTAACTAGTATATGGAAGTAAGTaccgatcccacagagatgaggCGTTGTGATATGTTTGTGTGATACGGCTTGGGGCTTGGCAGCTGCCACGCTTTACTTTGGGGGTGGGTTAAGTTTAGCTACGGgtttggaaagaaaaaaactaactAAGCTAAACAACTAAACTACCTAATTGATCAACTCAGAAAACATTACTTATAAAAGAGAAACAGAATAAACGGGGTTGTCAGACCCTGCAAAAAGGTACGAAAAGTAAAACAACTTTAACAGAATCGTCTTCCTCAACAGATCAGCGTAAAGAAAACAGAGCAGCAACAGATCTGAAAAGTTGAAGAAGacgaaacaaaagaaaacacacaaaacttaaaattactCTTACGATCTAAGCTACGGCAACGTAAAAACAAGAACTACGACACTTACATGCAAATGAAACTAAAACACCTAGATCTAAACAAGGAAAGAAGACTCAAACAGAATACATCAAATCTAGGCTAAGACTCAACAGAAAACACGAAAGAGAAAACAGATCTAAAACACTAAAACAGAAAACGAACACGAAGCTAAGAAAACGAAAACAGAAACTAGATTAAACTAGAACAGAATAGTAAAGAGTCAATTACATGGAAATAAAACAGAACTAAACTAGGAAATTAGGAAATTGTTTCATCACCCTTTCTCGGAGTGGAATTACAGAACGAAAACGGAAATGTGCGAGAAACAGCAACAGAAATCAACTAACTACCAGCTATTCTAGACGGAACCAAGTGTGTGCAGGAGATTGAAAAGCGAGGAAACGAAGAAAACTTTGATTTCAGCTCTAGAAGAGAGCTAGAAATCCTACCTACTCTAAAGAGAACCCCCCTAAACTACTAagcaagaaatgaaaatgggGGAACTCCCTTCTCTTGGTGTGCAAGGCTCATTCCTCTGGAATGATGTGATCTTCGGTTTCCGGCGAAATCTACACACATTTGGCTCAAAAAGGGTTGTTAGTTCACTGATTTCAGTGCAGTTTTGCTATAAAACACATGCATGAAACGGGCCTCATCATCTACCGTGGAAAAGTCCAACAGGGTAAGCGAGTTAAAACCATACGCAATCTCAAAGGGAGATAATTGAGTTGTAGAGTGCAAAGTTCTATTGTAGGCATACTAGGCTATGAGTAGACACTCCTtccaatatattttgttttcaaagaCTAGAGCACGAAGGAGAGCACCTAGAGATCGGTTGGAAGTTAGCAACATAACCTTTGGAAAGTTCTCCAACAAAGATGTTAATTTTTGAGGCAGTACGATGTTGTGAACTGCATTAGGATTCACAACCCTAAACTGCATCTGTGTATTAAGTTGCTAACATGAAAGAAACTTCGTTCTTTGTTCCACATGGATCTTGGAAATCATAGTGGAATAAGTTTGAATATGACCAAATCGCAGAAACTAGGAAGTGTAGGAAACTTACCTTAAAGGAACATGAACAGTCATGCTCTTTGCTAAACTAGAAGTCAAGCAAACACCAGAAGGCTTTTCCATCCAATAAGGAAGAGTCACATTCAACTTTGATTCGTAAGTTGCACAAACTATCTGAAGAAAAGAGTATATTCTCTTTGTATGTTAGAAACCTGTCAAATTACtaaggaaaacaaaatatgcaaaaataatagtgCATATGAGCTTATGTGATAACCCTCACTCCTGTAAATTTCTTACCCATTAGGTTATACACAACAAAAATTCAAGCCAAGCTAGAGCATTTCCCACTCCTATAAATCTCTTACTTATTAGGTTATGTACACAACAAAAATTCAAGCCAAGCTAGAGTAAAACACTCGCTTTAAGTTCTAATATATTCTCAACTTTTCACCGGGCTTGCTCCTTTCCAGAAAGAACAAACtaataaacattatttttttgtaaagcACTCACTCTCTTTCAAAGGTGAGTGAAACATCATCAAAAGCTTGAATGAATAATCCTGCAGATAGCATTGAGCAATTAGACattgaacttcaaaaatgtAATGGTTATTAAGTCCAACATAGGACAAATATATGcgagtaacatgggacggagtgagtatttcaaatgaatgagttttattaatttttatttacaaaaattgaattaaatggaCACACAGATATTTTCTTCTTACCATTAAAATTACAGTATTgttatataattgaaatgagtgtttttcatattttaatctGCAAAATTTGAAGTAAATTGATATGgatatttcttttatacaATAAACACTATATAAGtgttagtatattttaagttCAATTTGAGCAACTTCaactatttatactaaattcaaacttaaacaatagtattatctaattttgtcttttttattcaaaaaatggttttattttagtttaaacctaaaaatgtgtattattttttcactcaaaaaataaaaatgagattagTTTTGGAGTATCATTGGAGCTAATTGTCTATCccattttaagttttagtgtactattggagatggtcttaaGGTTTATTCTGGTAATCTTAAAGTATGTTGAAGTCAAATTTTGAAGCTCCGagatatagtagtacttaattatCATGCCCCGAGTTGAGAATTTTGGATACGCCACTAGCTAGCTGACatgtgtgtgtagtgtattTGTGTACAGTGTGTGCGCGTGTTGTTGTgtgttattgttgttgttgctgctgctgcagcTGTGCTCGCGTGCATGTGTGTAGCTGTGTATGTGTAACTATTAACTATTTTTCGTGATTGTGGAAGATGTCTGAATCTTTTATTGAAGCTCAattatttaagattttaatcaAGATGAAGATATATGTTAGATGATATTGAAGTTGAAGAATTACAACCTGCATCAAAAGAGGTAGTTATTGTTTCAAaggataaatttaatttcatcttACCAATTGAAGCAGAAATCagtttttgaattaaaacataattgatctaattattgtattaattgaaccaattaaattgaagtagaaattgattttttggtttgtATATTGAACCTGTAAATTAGTATAAAAACCAAAAGCTTATTCAAAAGTTGATGGATTGCCAGAAATCTAAAATCGATTTTTTTATCCGACTAGAGTTAGAGCATCTTTGATGGCAcccttcccactaggacttcccacacaaaattcatgtcacgtcatcactaggacttctcatttcactaggacttcccgcaataaaattaataaattcacaattaaaattaaaatttacggaattaaaatttcgacacgagccgtatttatagagtttttttttttttttaaataaaaaattaattttcggTCGGACGTTCGACCTCGACGTCCTACCCACGCCACAGTGGCGGGCGTCAGGTAGGACGTGGGGCGGACGGGCGAGCCCATCCGACGGGCGTTggggacgggcgtgggcgcccttctTCTTCACTACGGCGGACATCGGCGACGTCCTACCGCGACGTCCGTTATTGGAGACGCTCTTAGGAATCGGCCGAAGATGCTCTAACGCCGTTTTTTTTCGTTACCCAATTACAAAATTCACAATACCTAATTACAAAATACATaatgcatttttaatttaattatatcataGTTTTACTGAAAAAATGTCATTAAAATGACAAAGATGCCCACGGATGAAGAATGAGATTTTATTTGCAACAAATCTGCCGCGATTTACAATCTCCACTCTTCTTTCTCCAACCAAAATGGCTGCTTCTTCTATGAGATTTATCTTCATTATCCTCACGTTTGTGACTGTTGGAATGATTTTCGGTAATCCCCAATTTAATTACAACATtcggtctctctctctctctctcctttttgAATAATTCAATATGGTTACCAGATCTTTATATGGGTGCCAATGTGATATGACTTCACATTTTTGTGAGCTCTACCCATATAATTGGTCATTTACTGAATgtttaaaattgtaaactGATGCTAGGTTTTTCTGTTGTATTGGTAAACTATTACTATTTGCTAATCTACAATTTCTCGGATCCGAATGATTTCCGATTTATTTGGTCTACCATTGAAGTGATCAGATCGAAACAGTACTGATGTATCtatgattttctatttttagagaGTAGAGTTGATcgtttattatttaaatcaatttgCGGCTTTATTTGATGAGTAGCATTTtgggtattttttttgtaaggATTACTATTCAAATCAGTTTctttgcatctcatttctgttttttagttttaccCCTCACTATTGTTGCTGCAGTTTTCGCAAGtgacatttttcatttgatgGTTCAGGAGCTTTGCTTCAGTTGGCATTTATTAGAAGGTTGGAGGAGTCATCTGGTATATTTTTGAACTCTCTGATTCATTTTCTGATCTTACTGAATAACTCACTAGACTCCTTGTACCCACCATGTTGTTTCTTTGATAATGTGACACCTTGATAGTGTCAAGTCGAATGctgctttttttttcaaggaaGCAGCATGATTTCTCAATCCTCATGATCTGAGTTAGGCATTTCTTGTTCATCATCCTCTTCCATCAGTACTATGATCTGCATTTATTTGGAATTCTTCATTTTCCGATAGTGtatttacttataattttgacctttttggACTGTGAAACTCACTTTTTGTAGAAAAggttaattttatatttgtcttTCCTGAAATATAGTTTGCATATCCAGATTGAAGGTTTTTGCATTTTCTTCAAATACTACATAAAGTAGCTTTTACTTGTAATAACTGGTGGTTTACTTTCATACTTGTTCTGCCATTTGTGTTATTGACTCATGAAAAATCAATGTCGAAGGATGCTTTTTTCTGTTGAAGAACTCTAGTTTTTCTGTTGAAGAACTCTAGTCATAGACTTAAATGTCTATCAATTAACCTTTTCTCAAAATCTTGTAGGGGCCAACTCTTCTTTGACAAGAATTCAACATCTGAATGGAGGTAGTCTTCAATTTACTAGATATCCTATTGTTACACACTTACACTAAGCTATGTTAACTAACACATCCTCAACATATGGTACTAGCTTGTATAGTAAAATTACCACTGGTAATGTTGTGTTTTCATTTATCAGGTATTTCATTTTGGGATGATAAAGAAGCTTCAGTTTTGCGTCTTGGATATGTATGTTGTTTGTTTCCAATTTTTTGTTAGTCATTTGTGCGCTCGAATAAATTAAACTGCCAAATGATGTACCATGGTGAATAAGTGCACCTATTCCTAATTATCTTTTACTACTTCGCGTGGAATTATCTTCTAGACAAAACCTGGTCTTTATGGAGCATACTAGATGTGCTTCCCCATTAAATGCACGATATACTTATTTATTGTATGACTTGTGCCCTACATCGTGTTCAGTTTCATCTGAATCTATTGACAGTGAAGACACTACAGGTCACAGTGCTTTGAAATCTCTTAAAACAAGTTTTAACTAGTCAATTTAGACAATTATAGAGGGTGTACTTTGCTGTGGTTGGACTGATTTCGGTGTTGAATACAGCTAACAAAGTAGCctcttttgttttatcttcATGGGGAAAATTCATTGATATAGACATAGAATCCAAAAACTAGCAGCAAGAATTTTCATGCAAAGTGGAGATGCAAAGAGAAAGGTGCTCAACCTTCTTAGACTGTCCAAAGAGACGTGTGCATATGAAGTCCTCTAAATGCCGTAGAACCTTTGCAAGTTATTCTTTCCTTCAAAAGTAATGAATAGTTATTGTGCATTCGAGATTTAACCAGTTAGTTCAAATCTTGTGAAAGCTCCAAGTTGTACCAACCTGGATATGCTTTACTAAACAAAAATTTGGCACTAAGAGGGAGAAAATCTAAGATGCtacataataatttgaattttgcatAGACCTACCCAGGGTCAAAAGATTCTTGTATCTTATCTGCCAATCATCACTGATAcgaatttgtttttatattaaacCTTCATTTGTCTTTTGCCAATAATTTACCACCTTGTAATGCAGGTAAAACCTGAAGTTGTTAGCTGGTCACCACGTATTATTGTGTTTCATAACTTCTTAAGTGCCGAGGTAtgcttattacttcatttagaCAGCACTGATATTATATTCTAAAGAAGTTTAAAGAATtactaattaaagaaataaacagGAATGTGCAAGGATTCTTAGAGACCTTTTCCCCAAGTGGGCATAAACCTATTCATTCATCTCCTGTTACTTGATATTGCTAACAAATTTACTCATGGAATTAGTGGTTGACAACAAAAGTATGTCTTGTTACCAGCAAATAAGTCTTCTCAGCAAAATAggacttttttttatgttccttctatttatttttttttcgagCTGAGGGCTTCTTTCAATCAGTTTGTTGTAACTGTCTGATGTAATTTAGTTACTTTGTATTGCATATGCTTCTGTTACACATATTAGTTAGACCATTTTAGGTACCAATGATAATAGCAAGACTAGGCTCATCACTGTCTGTATAGAAAAACATAGTTCAATGGATTATTTTATGCTAACCCATCAACGAGAAAAAAGAACTTGCAGTTCAGAAATAAGATTTATCCAAGAAATCTATTGCACCTTGTGGATATTGTAAAACTGgaatatttacaaattcaaTGTGGATCGATCGACTCCATGTCTCTTGTCTTTACAGGAGTGTGATTACCTCAGAGCCATTTCCAAACCTCGTCTAGAGGTTTCTACTGTAGTGGATGCAAGAACTGGAAAGGTGAGCTAGGTTAGTTCTAGCATTCTAATTGACAGTTTTGTTGATCAACCCTTCATTACACggtctttgttttttttttatctgggAGTAAAACCTTACGGTTATTGCAATTAGTGCATGTTGAAGCAGTTAGTTGTCTGTAACTCAGTTTAATGTAATGGTCAGAGTTTCTTTTGAATGATTTGTGGTATTCTGATCTGTACTGGGTGTAGTGAATATCTTTTGCTGTTTAGTCTGGATTGCAAATTGGTCATTTCTTGACATAGTTCCATTCTTATTGATGGATATAATTCCatattttgttacattttctTAGTTCACTTCTTCATAGTTAGAATTAGTATGGTCTGCTTGAGTTTTGTATACAGTATTCTAAGTCTGAGTTCAGATTTCTGtctgtattttattattttatatactgtTTCAGGGTATAAAGAGTAAAGTTAGGACAAGCTCTGGAATGTTTCTAACAGCTGAAGAAAGGAAGTATCCAATGATACAGGTGACATGAAATTTTGCCTTCAGCCATCTTTGCCAACATCCGCTAGACGTTATCCTTGagctctttcttttctttcttcttttcaaattgaattttgtttttatcagAGTAGAATTTTCACTAGAGGTTagttactactccctctgtcccacgttacttgagtcatttctttttttgcactcgttttgaaaaaataataattaaactatgTGTATACTTTTTCAGTTTCTTAATCAAACACAGAACtgagattttaatttgaagGCTAACATCTGCAGAAGCACAGGTATGAAAAGAATCAGTTTTACAGGCCACACCATGACTATTTCTCTGATACAGTAAGTCTGTCGTTCTGTGCACCAGTCAGTTTTGTTCTTCTAACCATTTCTTCCAGTTTAAATTTGTGGTTTTCATCAAAATAtcccatatttatat is a window from the Salvia hispanica cultivar TCC Black 2014 chromosome 1, UniMelb_Shisp_WGS_1.0, whole genome shotgun sequence genome containing:
- the LOC125211074 gene encoding LOW QUALITY PROTEIN: prolyl 4-hydroxylase 1 (The sequence of the model RefSeq protein was modified relative to this genomic sequence to represent the inferred CDS: substituted 3 bases at 3 genomic stop codons); the encoded protein is MAASSMRFIFIILTFVTVGMIFGALLQLAFIRRLEESSGANSSLTRIQHLNGGISFWDDKEASVLRLGYVKPEVVSWSPRIIVFHNFLSAEECDYLRAISKPRLEVSTVVDARTGKGIKSKVRTSSGMFLTAEERKYPMIQVTXNFVSYYSLCPTFXFEGXHLQKHRYEKNQFYRPHHDYFSDTFNLKYGGQRVATILMYLSDNVEGGETYFPKAGSGECSCGGKMAKGLCVKPNKGDAVLFWSMGLDGKSDPNSLHGGCEVLSGEKWSATKWMRQSATI